The Medicago truncatula cultivar Jemalong A17 chromosome 4, MtrunA17r5.0-ANR, whole genome shotgun sequence genome includes a region encoding these proteins:
- the LOC25492666 gene encoding uncharacterized protein isoform X3, which yields MHSRCSRLDDRLKKSSLDSDVHVSKTELRKKKRNRYSDIQGSSTLATRILRSMKKTAVMILPSSSVELQNSEAACCHKYASVSPCDNNETLDLKAPKNTCEMEQYGLLKSSEINKVTDKNDYPSQTEEWEVAKIVDGRMRSRCSQFDDPLTKSSLDSDDQVSKTEHRKKRKNRYSKIQGSSTPATRILRSRSKTVVTVLPSSSPELQNSDVANCQKHALVSPCDNDGSLDFSERKKTSEMEHDGLLNSSEINFVIDGNNYSSQPEEREAAKVVDGRKRPGCSQLDDPLKKSSLDSDDQVSKSELHIKRENRYSEIQGSSTPATRILRSMTKTAAAVLPSSSLELQNSEVVSCHKHALVSPCDNDGSLDLSEPKNTSEMEQHGLLNSSEINIVTDRNNYTSQPEEWEAAKIVEGRTRSRCSQFVDPLNKSCLDSDDQVSKTELRKKRENRYSEIQGSSTPSTRILRSMTKTAAVLPSCSPELQNSEVASCHKYPLVSSCDNDGSLDLSNPKNTSEMEQDRLLNSSEINFVTDGNNYLSETEEWEVVKVVDGKERLGYSQFDDPHKKSSLDSDDQVSKTKLLKKRKNSYSEIQGSCGKPTTRMSRSMTKTAVLGRRSPRLISK from the exons ATGCATTCGCG ATGCTCCCGATTAGATGACCGACTTAAGAAGTCTAGCCTAGATTCTGATGTTCACGTTTCCAAAACAGAACTTCGCAAAAAGAAGAGAAACAGATACTCCGATATTCAAGGTTCAAGTACACTTGCCACAAGAATTTTAAGAAGCATGAAGAAAACTGCTGTTATGATCCTGCCCAGTAGTTCTGTGGAATTACAAAATTCGGAAGCCGCATGTTGTCATAAATATGCATCAGTTTCACCCTGTGACAATAATGAAACCCTGGATTTAAAGGCTCCAAAGAACACTTGCGAAATGGAACAGTACGGGCTGCTCAAGTCAAGTGAGATTAATAAAGTTACTGATAAGAACGATTACCCGTCACAAACTGAAGAATGG GAGGTGGCCAAGATTGTTGATGGAAGAATGCGTTCACG ATGCTCTCAGTTTGATGACCCACTTACGAAGTCTAGCCTAGATTCTGATGATCAGGTTTCAAAAACAGAGCATcgcaaaaagagaaaaaacagaTACTCCAAGATTCAAGGTTCAAGTACGCCTGCCACAAGAATTTTAAGAAGCAGGTCGAAAACTGTTGTTACGGTCCTGCCTAGTAGCTCTCCGGAATTACAAAATTCGGATGTTGCAAATTGTCAAAAACATGCATTGGTTTCACCCTGTGACAATGATGGATCCCTGGATTTCAGTGAACGAAAGAAAACTTCTGAAATGGAACATGATGGGCTACTCAACTCAAGTGAGATTAATTTCGTTATTGATGGGAATAATTACTCATCACAACCTGAAGAACGG GAGGCGGCCAAGGTTGTTGATGGAAGGAAGCGTCCAGG ATGCTCCCAATTGGATGACCCACTTAAGAAGTCTAGCCTAGATTCTGATGATCAGGTTTCAAAATCGGAACTTCACATAAAGAGGGAAAACAGATACTCTGAGATTCAAGGTTCAAGTACACCTGCTACACGAATTTTAAGAAGCATGACAAAAACTGCTGCTGCGGTCCTGCCTAGTAGTTCTCTGGAATTACAAAATTCAGAAGTTGTAAGTTGTCATAAACATGCATTGGTTTCACCCTGTGACAATGATGGATCCCTGGATTTAAGTGAACCAAAGAACACTTCTGAAATGGAACAGCATGGGCTACTCAACTCAAGTGAGATTAATATTGTTACTGATAGGAACAATTACACGTCACAACCTGAAGAATGG GAGGCGGCCAAGATTGTTGAGGGAAGGACGCGTTCGCG ATGCTCCCAATTCGTTGACCCTCTTAATAAGTCTTGCCTAGATTCTGATGATCAGGTTTCAAAAACAGAACTTCGCAAAAAGAGGGAAAATAGATACTCTGAGATTCAAGGTTCAAGTACACCTTCTACAAGAATTTTAAGAAGCATGACGAAAACTGCTGCAGTCCTGCCTAGTTGTTCTCCGGAATTACAAAATTCGGAAGTTGCAAGTTGTCATAAATATCCATTGGTTTCATCCTGTGACAATGATGGATCTCTGGATTTAAGTAATCCAAAGAACACTTCTGAAATGGAACAGGACAGGCTACTCAACTCAAGTGAGATTAATTTTGTTACTGATGGAAACAATTACCTTTCAGAAACTGAAGAATGG GAGGTGGTCAAGGTTGTTGATGGAAAGGAGCGTCTAGG ATACTCCCAATTCGATGATCCACATAAGAAGTCTAGCCTAGATTCTGATGATCAGGTTTCCAAAACCAAACTTCTcaaaaagaggaaaaatagCTACTCTGAGATTCAAGGTTCCTGTGGTAAACCTACTACAAGAATGTCAAGAAGCATGACGAAAACTGCTGTCCTGGGTAGAAGATCCCCGAGGCTAATATCCAAG TGA
- the LOC25492666 gene encoding uncharacterized protein isoform X2 — MRNKKARQNNGRAVEASAPLAENDIVQSIKAVTEFPRSSFEFYVWSDEGVNLQVDLTSSPSDWTNKFKNEVRVSDNVNVNKSRSFRQDLLELREKPPFLWNTDYCQIFDRDGQAKSSSSGLKLTKGVTELFQQKNGERPLMSYSVIPCTISDRGKLELQHSKPDNQCSGNCGLPNGSCIVNPGLEAAKIVNGKMHSRCSRLDDRLKKSSLDSDVHVSKTELRKKKRNRYSDIQGSSTLATRILRSMKKTAVMILPSSSVELQNSEAACCHKYASVSPCDNNETLDLKAPKNTCEMEQYGLLKSSEINKVTDKNDYPSQTEEWEVAKIVDGRMRSRCSQFDDPLTKSSLDSDDQVSKTEHRKKRKNRYSKIQGSSTPATRILRSRSKTVVTVLPSSSPELQNSDVANCQKHALVSPCDNDGSLDFSERKKTSEMEHDGLLNSSEINFVIDGNNYSSQPEEREAAKVVDGRKRPGCSQLDDPLKKSSLDSDDQVSKSELHIKRENRYSEIQGSSTPATRILRSMTKTAAAVLPSSSLELQNSEVVSCHKHALVSPCDNDGSLDLSEPKNTSEMEQHGLLNSSEINIVTDRNNYTSQPEEWEAAKIVEGRTRSRCSQFVDPLNKSCLDSDDQVSKTELRKKRENRYSEIQGSSTPSTRILRSMTKTAAVLPSCSPELQNSEVASCHKYPLVSSCDNDGSLDLSNPKNTSEMEQDRLLNSSEINFVTDGNNYLSETEEWEVVKVVDGKERLGYSQFDDPHKKSSLDSDDQVSKTKLLKKRKNSYSEIQGSCGKPTTRMSRSMTKTAVLGRRSPRLISK; from the exons TGATTTAACTTCGTCCCCATCAGATTGGACTAATAAGTTTAAAAATGAGGTCCGCGTAAGTGACAACGTGAATGTAAACAAATCTCGAAGTTTTCGGCAAGATCTCTTGGAATTACGAGAGAAACCTCCCTTCCTGTGGAATACAGATTATTGTCAAATTTTCGACCGTGATGGACAGGCCAAATCTTCGTCCTCAGGGTTGAAATTGACCAAAGGTGTTACAGagttatttcaacaaaaaaatggtGAAAGACCTCTAATGTCGTATTCGGTAATCCCATGCACCATTTCTGATCGCGGCAAGCTGGAGCTTCAACATTCAAAGCCTGATAATCAATGTTCTGGGAATTGTGGTCTTCCAAATGGTTCTTGCATTGTGAACCCTGGTCTG GAGGCGGCCAAAATTGTTAATGGAAAGATGCATTCGCG ATGCTCCCGATTAGATGACCGACTTAAGAAGTCTAGCCTAGATTCTGATGTTCACGTTTCCAAAACAGAACTTCGCAAAAAGAAGAGAAACAGATACTCCGATATTCAAGGTTCAAGTACACTTGCCACAAGAATTTTAAGAAGCATGAAGAAAACTGCTGTTATGATCCTGCCCAGTAGTTCTGTGGAATTACAAAATTCGGAAGCCGCATGTTGTCATAAATATGCATCAGTTTCACCCTGTGACAATAATGAAACCCTGGATTTAAAGGCTCCAAAGAACACTTGCGAAATGGAACAGTACGGGCTGCTCAAGTCAAGTGAGATTAATAAAGTTACTGATAAGAACGATTACCCGTCACAAACTGAAGAATGG GAGGTGGCCAAGATTGTTGATGGAAGAATGCGTTCACG ATGCTCTCAGTTTGATGACCCACTTACGAAGTCTAGCCTAGATTCTGATGATCAGGTTTCAAAAACAGAGCATcgcaaaaagagaaaaaacagaTACTCCAAGATTCAAGGTTCAAGTACGCCTGCCACAAGAATTTTAAGAAGCAGGTCGAAAACTGTTGTTACGGTCCTGCCTAGTAGCTCTCCGGAATTACAAAATTCGGATGTTGCAAATTGTCAAAAACATGCATTGGTTTCACCCTGTGACAATGATGGATCCCTGGATTTCAGTGAACGAAAGAAAACTTCTGAAATGGAACATGATGGGCTACTCAACTCAAGTGAGATTAATTTCGTTATTGATGGGAATAATTACTCATCACAACCTGAAGAACGG GAGGCGGCCAAGGTTGTTGATGGAAGGAAGCGTCCAGG ATGCTCCCAATTGGATGACCCACTTAAGAAGTCTAGCCTAGATTCTGATGATCAGGTTTCAAAATCGGAACTTCACATAAAGAGGGAAAACAGATACTCTGAGATTCAAGGTTCAAGTACACCTGCTACACGAATTTTAAGAAGCATGACAAAAACTGCTGCTGCGGTCCTGCCTAGTAGTTCTCTGGAATTACAAAATTCAGAAGTTGTAAGTTGTCATAAACATGCATTGGTTTCACCCTGTGACAATGATGGATCCCTGGATTTAAGTGAACCAAAGAACACTTCTGAAATGGAACAGCATGGGCTACTCAACTCAAGTGAGATTAATATTGTTACTGATAGGAACAATTACACGTCACAACCTGAAGAATGG GAGGCGGCCAAGATTGTTGAGGGAAGGACGCGTTCGCG ATGCTCCCAATTCGTTGACCCTCTTAATAAGTCTTGCCTAGATTCTGATGATCAGGTTTCAAAAACAGAACTTCGCAAAAAGAGGGAAAATAGATACTCTGAGATTCAAGGTTCAAGTACACCTTCTACAAGAATTTTAAGAAGCATGACGAAAACTGCTGCAGTCCTGCCTAGTTGTTCTCCGGAATTACAAAATTCGGAAGTTGCAAGTTGTCATAAATATCCATTGGTTTCATCCTGTGACAATGATGGATCTCTGGATTTAAGTAATCCAAAGAACACTTCTGAAATGGAACAGGACAGGCTACTCAACTCAAGTGAGATTAATTTTGTTACTGATGGAAACAATTACCTTTCAGAAACTGAAGAATGG GAGGTGGTCAAGGTTGTTGATGGAAAGGAGCGTCTAGG ATACTCCCAATTCGATGATCCACATAAGAAGTCTAGCCTAGATTCTGATGATCAGGTTTCCAAAACCAAACTTCTcaaaaagaggaaaaatagCTACTCTGAGATTCAAGGTTCCTGTGGTAAACCTACTACAAGAATGTCAAGAAGCATGACGAAAACTGCTGTCCTGGGTAGAAGATCCCCGAGGCTAATATCCAAG TGA
- the LOC25492666 gene encoding uncharacterized protein isoform X1 — protein MRNKKARQNNGRAVEASAPLAENDIVQSIKAVTEFPRSSFEFYVWSDEGVNLQVDLTSSPSDWTNKFKNEVRVSDNVNVNKSRSFRQDLLELREKPPFLWNTDYCQIFDRDGQAKSSSSGLKLTKGVTELFQQKNGERPLMSYSVIPCTISDRGKLELQHSKPDNQCSGNCGLPNGSCIVNPGLVCAGASLSSSVEAAKIVNGKMHSRCSRLDDRLKKSSLDSDVHVSKTELRKKKRNRYSDIQGSSTLATRILRSMKKTAVMILPSSSVELQNSEAACCHKYASVSPCDNNETLDLKAPKNTCEMEQYGLLKSSEINKVTDKNDYPSQTEEWEVAKIVDGRMRSRCSQFDDPLTKSSLDSDDQVSKTEHRKKRKNRYSKIQGSSTPATRILRSRSKTVVTVLPSSSPELQNSDVANCQKHALVSPCDNDGSLDFSERKKTSEMEHDGLLNSSEINFVIDGNNYSSQPEEREAAKVVDGRKRPGCSQLDDPLKKSSLDSDDQVSKSELHIKRENRYSEIQGSSTPATRILRSMTKTAAAVLPSSSLELQNSEVVSCHKHALVSPCDNDGSLDLSEPKNTSEMEQHGLLNSSEINIVTDRNNYTSQPEEWEAAKIVEGRTRSRCSQFVDPLNKSCLDSDDQVSKTELRKKRENRYSEIQGSSTPSTRILRSMTKTAAVLPSCSPELQNSEVASCHKYPLVSSCDNDGSLDLSNPKNTSEMEQDRLLNSSEINFVTDGNNYLSETEEWEVVKVVDGKERLGYSQFDDPHKKSSLDSDDQVSKTKLLKKRKNSYSEIQGSCGKPTTRMSRSMTKTAVLGRRSPRLISK, from the exons TGATTTAACTTCGTCCCCATCAGATTGGACTAATAAGTTTAAAAATGAGGTCCGCGTAAGTGACAACGTGAATGTAAACAAATCTCGAAGTTTTCGGCAAGATCTCTTGGAATTACGAGAGAAACCTCCCTTCCTGTGGAATACAGATTATTGTCAAATTTTCGACCGTGATGGACAGGCCAAATCTTCGTCCTCAGGGTTGAAATTGACCAAAGGTGTTACAGagttatttcaacaaaaaaatggtGAAAGACCTCTAATGTCGTATTCGGTAATCCCATGCACCATTTCTGATCGCGGCAAGCTGGAGCTTCAACATTCAAAGCCTGATAATCAATGTTCTGGGAATTGTGGTCTTCCAAATGGTTCTTGCATTGTGAACCCTGGTCTGGTGTGTGCGGGAGCTTCATTAAGTAGCTCTGTG GAGGCGGCCAAAATTGTTAATGGAAAGATGCATTCGCG ATGCTCCCGATTAGATGACCGACTTAAGAAGTCTAGCCTAGATTCTGATGTTCACGTTTCCAAAACAGAACTTCGCAAAAAGAAGAGAAACAGATACTCCGATATTCAAGGTTCAAGTACACTTGCCACAAGAATTTTAAGAAGCATGAAGAAAACTGCTGTTATGATCCTGCCCAGTAGTTCTGTGGAATTACAAAATTCGGAAGCCGCATGTTGTCATAAATATGCATCAGTTTCACCCTGTGACAATAATGAAACCCTGGATTTAAAGGCTCCAAAGAACACTTGCGAAATGGAACAGTACGGGCTGCTCAAGTCAAGTGAGATTAATAAAGTTACTGATAAGAACGATTACCCGTCACAAACTGAAGAATGG GAGGTGGCCAAGATTGTTGATGGAAGAATGCGTTCACG ATGCTCTCAGTTTGATGACCCACTTACGAAGTCTAGCCTAGATTCTGATGATCAGGTTTCAAAAACAGAGCATcgcaaaaagagaaaaaacagaTACTCCAAGATTCAAGGTTCAAGTACGCCTGCCACAAGAATTTTAAGAAGCAGGTCGAAAACTGTTGTTACGGTCCTGCCTAGTAGCTCTCCGGAATTACAAAATTCGGATGTTGCAAATTGTCAAAAACATGCATTGGTTTCACCCTGTGACAATGATGGATCCCTGGATTTCAGTGAACGAAAGAAAACTTCTGAAATGGAACATGATGGGCTACTCAACTCAAGTGAGATTAATTTCGTTATTGATGGGAATAATTACTCATCACAACCTGAAGAACGG GAGGCGGCCAAGGTTGTTGATGGAAGGAAGCGTCCAGG ATGCTCCCAATTGGATGACCCACTTAAGAAGTCTAGCCTAGATTCTGATGATCAGGTTTCAAAATCGGAACTTCACATAAAGAGGGAAAACAGATACTCTGAGATTCAAGGTTCAAGTACACCTGCTACACGAATTTTAAGAAGCATGACAAAAACTGCTGCTGCGGTCCTGCCTAGTAGTTCTCTGGAATTACAAAATTCAGAAGTTGTAAGTTGTCATAAACATGCATTGGTTTCACCCTGTGACAATGATGGATCCCTGGATTTAAGTGAACCAAAGAACACTTCTGAAATGGAACAGCATGGGCTACTCAACTCAAGTGAGATTAATATTGTTACTGATAGGAACAATTACACGTCACAACCTGAAGAATGG GAGGCGGCCAAGATTGTTGAGGGAAGGACGCGTTCGCG ATGCTCCCAATTCGTTGACCCTCTTAATAAGTCTTGCCTAGATTCTGATGATCAGGTTTCAAAAACAGAACTTCGCAAAAAGAGGGAAAATAGATACTCTGAGATTCAAGGTTCAAGTACACCTTCTACAAGAATTTTAAGAAGCATGACGAAAACTGCTGCAGTCCTGCCTAGTTGTTCTCCGGAATTACAAAATTCGGAAGTTGCAAGTTGTCATAAATATCCATTGGTTTCATCCTGTGACAATGATGGATCTCTGGATTTAAGTAATCCAAAGAACACTTCTGAAATGGAACAGGACAGGCTACTCAACTCAAGTGAGATTAATTTTGTTACTGATGGAAACAATTACCTTTCAGAAACTGAAGAATGG GAGGTGGTCAAGGTTGTTGATGGAAAGGAGCGTCTAGG ATACTCCCAATTCGATGATCCACATAAGAAGTCTAGCCTAGATTCTGATGATCAGGTTTCCAAAACCAAACTTCTcaaaaagaggaaaaatagCTACTCTGAGATTCAAGGTTCCTGTGGTAAACCTACTACAAGAATGTCAAGAAGCATGACGAAAACTGCTGTCCTGGGTAGAAGATCCCCGAGGCTAATATCCAAG TGA